The proteins below are encoded in one region of Aquisphaera giovannonii:
- a CDS encoding Uma2 family endonuclease: protein MSTISRPALVPEVVFPDSDGRPMADNTLQYKWIVIIKENLEILYQDRDDVFIAGDLLWYPDADNPKRCMAPDVLVAIGRPKGYRGSYRQWEEGGVAPQVVFEIHSPSNDPEEVMRKLGFYSRHGVEEYYYYDPETGKLTGFIRDERGLEDGIDMHGFTSPRLQIRFEPGDGPDAMEIFGPDGQRFLTTVELAQQRDEANRRAEAAEQKAEAERQKAEAERRKAEAAEQKAEAERRRAEAERQKAERLAAKLRELGIEPE from the coding sequence ATGAGCACGATCTCCAGGCCGGCGTTGGTCCCCGAGGTCGTCTTTCCCGACAGCGACGGCCGGCCCATGGCGGATAACACGCTCCAGTACAAATGGATCGTCATCATCAAGGAGAACCTGGAGATCCTCTACCAGGATCGGGATGACGTGTTCATCGCCGGGGACCTGCTCTGGTATCCGGACGCAGACAATCCGAAGCGCTGCATGGCGCCGGACGTGCTCGTGGCCATCGGCCGGCCGAAGGGGTATCGCGGCTCGTACAGGCAGTGGGAGGAAGGGGGCGTCGCGCCCCAGGTCGTCTTCGAGATCCACTCGCCGAGCAACGACCCCGAGGAGGTCATGCGCAAGCTCGGGTTCTACAGCCGCCACGGGGTCGAGGAGTATTACTACTACGATCCGGAGACGGGCAAGCTGACCGGCTTCATCAGGGATGAGAGGGGCCTCGAGGACGGGATCGACATGCACGGATTCACGAGCCCCCGCCTGCAGATCCGGTTCGAGCCCGGCGACGGCCCCGATGCGATGGAAATCTTCGGCCCGGATGGGCAGAGGTTCCTCACCACCGTCGAGCTCGCGCAGCAACGTGACGAGGCGAATCGCCGCGCAGAGGCCGCCGAGCAGAAGGCCGAGGCCGAGCGACAGAAGGCCGAGGCCGAGCGACGGAAGGCTGAGGCCGCCGAGCAGAAGGCCGAGGCCGAGCGACGGAGGGCTGAGGCCGAGCGACAGAAGGCCGAGCGCCTGGCCGCGAAGCTCCGCGAGCTGGGCATCGAGCCGGAGTGA
- the scpA gene encoding methylmalonyl-CoA mutase, whose translation MSENLPNSSILDAWTKNASKFAPGGKVENLDWKTPEGIDVKPLYTRKDVEGLEYADTLPGFEPFVRGPQSTMYAGRPWTIRQYAGFSTAEESNAFYKRALAGGGQGISVAFDLATHRGYDSDHPRVQGDVGKAGVAIDSVEDMKVLFDGIPLDKISVSMTMNGAVLPILAGYVVAAEEQGVPEDKLSGTIQNDILKEFMVRNTYIYPPGPSMRIVADIIEYTARRMPKFNSISISGYHMQEAGATQALELAFTLADGKEYVKTALAKGLDVDEFAGRLSFFFAVGMNFYLEVAKLRAARLLWWKIMKGFNPKKPKSMMLRTHCQTSGWSLTEQDPFNNVVRTAIEAMAAVFGGTQSLHTNSFDEAIALPSDFSARIARNTQIIIQEETHICSVIDPWAGSYMMERLTQDMVDRAWKILEEVEAMGGMTKAVESGWAKLKIEECAAEKQAKIDSGKDVIVGVNKYRLEKEESVEIREIDNSAVRDSQVARLRQIRASRDQAEVDRALAALAEAARTGEGNLLERSIQAVRVRATVGEVSEALEKVWGRFRATNQVISGVYGAAYGMDQEWHDLKGEVDAFAQAEGRRPRIMVAKLGQDGHDRGAKVVATALADLGFDVDIGPLFQTPEEAARQAIENDCHAVGVSTLAAGHKTLVPALVQALKDQGADDIIVFVGGVIPAQDYDYLYQAGAAGIFGPGTPIPTCAHQVLEAIKAKAAQVHA comes from the coding sequence ATGAGTGAAAACTTGCCGAATTCCTCAATTCTTGACGCGTGGACGAAGAACGCGAGCAAATTCGCGCCGGGCGGGAAGGTCGAGAACCTGGACTGGAAGACGCCCGAGGGGATCGACGTCAAGCCGCTGTACACGCGCAAGGACGTGGAGGGGCTCGAATACGCCGATACGCTCCCGGGCTTCGAGCCGTTCGTCCGCGGGCCGCAGTCGACGATGTACGCCGGCCGCCCGTGGACGATCCGCCAGTATGCCGGCTTCTCGACCGCCGAGGAGTCGAACGCCTTCTACAAGCGGGCCCTGGCCGGCGGCGGGCAGGGGATCTCCGTGGCCTTCGACCTGGCCACCCACCGCGGCTACGACTCCGACCACCCGCGCGTCCAGGGCGACGTCGGCAAGGCGGGCGTGGCGATCGACTCCGTGGAGGACATGAAGGTCCTCTTCGACGGCATCCCGCTCGATAAGATCAGCGTCTCCATGACCATGAACGGCGCCGTGCTGCCGATCCTGGCCGGGTACGTCGTGGCCGCGGAGGAGCAGGGGGTCCCCGAGGACAAGCTCTCCGGGACGATCCAGAACGACATCCTCAAAGAATTCATGGTGCGCAATACGTACATCTATCCGCCCGGCCCCTCGATGCGGATCGTGGCGGACATCATCGAGTACACCGCGCGCCGCATGCCCAAGTTCAACTCGATCTCGATCTCCGGCTACCACATGCAGGAGGCCGGCGCCACGCAGGCGCTGGAGCTCGCCTTCACGCTGGCCGACGGCAAGGAGTACGTGAAGACGGCCCTGGCCAAGGGCCTGGACGTGGACGAGTTCGCCGGCCGGCTCAGCTTCTTCTTCGCGGTGGGGATGAACTTCTACCTGGAGGTCGCCAAGCTCCGCGCCGCGCGGCTGCTCTGGTGGAAGATCATGAAGGGCTTCAACCCCAAGAAGCCGAAGTCGATGATGCTGCGGACCCACTGCCAGACCTCGGGCTGGTCGCTCACCGAGCAGGACCCGTTCAACAACGTCGTCCGGACGGCCATCGAGGCCATGGCCGCGGTCTTCGGCGGCACCCAGTCGCTGCACACCAACTCGTTCGACGAGGCGATCGCGCTGCCGTCGGACTTCTCCGCCCGGATCGCCCGCAACACGCAGATCATCATCCAGGAGGAGACGCACATCTGCAGCGTGATCGACCCCTGGGCCGGCTCCTACATGATGGAGCGCCTCACCCAGGACATGGTCGACCGGGCCTGGAAGATCCTCGAGGAGGTCGAGGCGATGGGCGGCATGACCAAGGCCGTCGAGTCCGGCTGGGCCAAGCTCAAGATCGAGGAGTGCGCCGCGGAGAAGCAGGCGAAGATCGACTCCGGCAAGGACGTCATCGTCGGCGTCAACAAGTACCGGCTCGAGAAGGAGGAGTCGGTCGAGATCCGCGAGATCGACAACTCCGCCGTGCGGGACTCGCAGGTCGCCCGCCTGAGGCAGATCCGGGCCTCGCGCGACCAGGCGGAGGTGGACCGGGCGCTGGCCGCCCTGGCCGAGGCCGCCCGCACCGGCGAGGGCAACCTGCTCGAGCGGTCGATCCAGGCCGTCCGCGTTCGGGCCACCGTCGGCGAGGTCTCCGAGGCCCTGGAGAAGGTCTGGGGGCGGTTCCGCGCCACCAACCAGGTGATCTCCGGCGTCTACGGCGCGGCCTACGGCATGGACCAGGAGTGGCACGACCTCAAGGGCGAGGTGGACGCCTTCGCGCAGGCGGAGGGCCGCCGGCCCCGGATCATGGTCGCCAAGCTCGGCCAGGACGGGCACGACCGCGGCGCCAAGGTCGTGGCCACGGCGCTGGCGGACCTCGGGTTCGACGTCGACATCGGCCCGCTCTTCCAGACCCCGGAGGAGGCCGCCCGCCAGGCGATCGAGAACGACTGCCACGCCGTCGGCGTCTCCACCCTCGCCGCCGGCCACAAGACCCTCGTCCCGGCCCTCGTCCAGGCCCTCAAGGACCAGGGGGCCGACGACATCATCGTCTTCGTCGGCGGCGTCATCCCCGCCCAGGACTACGACTACCTCTACCAGGCCGGCGCCGCGGGCATCTTCGGCCCCGGCACGCCCATCCCCACCTGCGCCCACCAGGTCCTCGAGGCCATCAAGGCCAAGGCCGCCCAGGTCCACGCCTGA